From Coffea arabica cultivar ET-39 chromosome 2e, Coffea Arabica ET-39 HiFi, whole genome shotgun sequence, the proteins below share one genomic window:
- the LOC113725834 gene encoding tryptophan synthase beta chain 1-like, whose amino-acid sequence MIMASSPRNVFLQGGNTTEFSEPVLKLRRLPFSAPLGSPYIKAADRPRAPISCSAVADKMPATVGGALDSNSLTTRRLMTQTFIDQAELMTVSSTGKFGRFGGKFVPETLISCLSKLEAEFILALHDENFQEELATALRDYVGRESPLYFAKRLTDYYKNSEGKGPEIYLKREDLVHTGAHKINNAIAQAMLAKRIGRKRIVAATGAGQHGVATAAACAKLSLECTIFMGSADVGRQGANVLLIKNLGAQVKVVDGSFKDAMSEAIRNWVGDLETSYFLSGTAVGPHPCPTIVREFQSVIGKETRKQAEEKWGGKPDVLVACVGSGSNALGMFHEFIRDEDVRLIGVEAAGVGLDSGAHSATLARGDVGVYHGSMSYLLQDEEGQIIGPHSIGVGLEYPGVSPELSFLKDNGRAEFYAVTDDEALDAYRRLCQLEGIFPALEASHALAYLEKLCPGLEDGAKVVVNCSGRGDKDAATVYKHNEERV is encoded by the exons ATGATCATGGCATCCAGTCCTCGGAATGTTTTCCTACAAGGTGGAAATACAACAGAATTTAGTGAACCAGTACTGAAGTTGAGAAGACTACCCTTTAGTGCCCCATTAGGATCACCATATATAAAGGCTGCTGACCGTCCCCGTGCCCCTATTTCTTGCTCGGCAGTAGCTGATAAAATGCCAGCAACAGTTGGGGGTGCACTTGACTCCAATTCCCTAACTACTAGACGGTTAATGACTCAGACATTCATTGACCAAGCTGAACTGATGACAGTTTCTAGTACAGGAAAATTCGGACGGTTTGGGGGAAAGTTTGTGCCCGAGACGTTAATATCTTGTTTGAGCAAGCTTGAAGCCGAATTCATCTTGGCTTTGCATGacgaaaattttcag GAAGAGCTTGCAACAGCATTGAGGGATTATGTGGGCCGAGAAAGTCCGCTGTATTTTGCTAAGAGGCTGACAGACTATTACAAAAACAGTGAAGGAAAAGGGCCAGAGATTTATTTGAAAAGGGAGGATCTTGTGCATACAGGAGCTCACAAGATCAATAATGCCATAGCACAAGCAATGCTTGCAAAGCGAATAGGCAGGAAAAGAATAGTGGCAGCCACCGGCGCCGGTCAGCATGGTGTTGCCACAGCTGCTGCATGTGCTAAACTTTCTCTTGAGTGCACGATATTCATGGGAAGTGCAGACGTTGGAAGACAGGGGGCGAATGTGCTGCTGATAAAAAATCTTGGTGCTCAG GTTAAAGTTGTGGATGGAAGCTTCAAGGATGCAATGTCTGAAGCAATCCGGAACTGGGTAGGAGATCTGGAGACGAGCTATTTCTTGTCGGGCACTGCCGTAGGGCCTCACCCCTGTCCAACCATCGTTCGCGAATTCCAATCTGTAATTggaaaagaaaccagaaaacaggCAGAAGAAAAGTGGGGTGGCAAGCCAGATGTGCTGGTGGCCTGTGTAGGGAGTGGATCAAATGCACTGGGGATGTTCCATGAATTTATTAGAGATGAAGATGTGAGATTGATTGGAGTTGAGGCAGCTGGGGTTGGATTAGATTCAGGTGCACATTCAGCAACCTTGGCTAGAGGAGATGTAGGTGTTTACCACGGGAGCATGAGCTACTTGTTGCAAGATGAGGAAGGCCAAATTATTGGACCACATTCCATTGGAGTAGG CTTGGAATATCCAGGAGTCAGCCCAGaattgagctttctcaaggacAATGGACGTGCTGAATTTTACGCAGTCACGGATGATGAAGCTTTAGATG CTTATCGAAGACTTTGTCAATTAGAAGGAATATTCCCCGCCTTGGAAGCTTCTCATGCACTTGCTTATCTCGAAAAACTTTGTCCCGGTTTAGAAGACGGAGCCAAGGTGGTCGTTAATTGCAGCGGCCGTGGAGACAAAGATGCTGCAACAGTCTATAAGCATAACGAAGAACGGGTGTGA
- the LOC113730819 gene encoding vacuolar protein sorting-associated protein 28 homolog 2 has protein sequence MNMEVKLWNDKREREMYDNFAELFAIVKATEKLEKAYVRDIISPIEYETECQKLIAHFKTLSSTLKDTVPNIERFHDTYKMDCPAALNRLVTSGVPATIEHRAAAAMSATTSAAIVAECVQNFITAMDSLKLNMVAVDQVHPLLSDLSASLNKLSILPHDFEGKTKMREWIARLSKMGAADELTEQQARQLHFDLESSYNSFMAALPAAGT, from the coding sequence ATGAACATGGAGGTCAAGCTATGGAATGACAAGCGTGAAAGGGAGATGTATGACAACTTTGCTGAGCTTTTTGCAATTGTAAAGGCCACCGAGAAGCTTGAAAAAGCTTATGTTCGTGACATCATATCACCAATCGAGTATGAAACTGAATGCCAAAAACTGATTGCACATTTTAAAACCCTGTCTTCAACATTGAAAGATACTGTGCCCAACATTGAGCGATTTCATGACACATATAAAATGGACTGCCCTGCTGCCCTTAATCGGCTGGTTACCTCAGGAGTTCCTGCCACCATCGAGCATCGAGCTGCTGCTGCGATGTCAGCCACTACCTCTGCTGCTATAGTGGCAGAATGCGTGCAAAACTTCATTACTGCTATGGACTCCCTGAAGCTAAATATGGTTGCTGTTGATCAGGTACATCCACTTCTTTCAGATTTGTCTGCTTCCTTGAATAAACTTTCAATCCTGCCCCATGATTTTGAGGGCAAGACAAAGATGAGAGAGTGGATAGCCAGGCTGTCAAAGATGGGAGCTGCAGATGAGTTGACAGAGCAGCAGGCTCGACAACTTCACTTTGACCTGGAATCGTCTTATAATTCATTCATGGCAGCATTGCCTGCTGCTGGAACTTAG
- the LOC113730820 gene encoding polyadenylation and cleavage factor homolog 4-like isoform X1 — protein sequence MNISTANGGGGGGGGGAGGGSFGNSNRTMANDVVSKPVATSILDRFRDMLKEREDELRVSEGGDVVLLSSDDVVRLYEVVLSDLVFNSKPVITDLTIIAGEQRRHGQGIADAICARIIEAPVEQKLPFLYLLDSIVKNIGRDYVRYFSARLPEVFCEAYNQVHPNMYPSMRHLFKTWSSVFHSSVLRKIEALLEFSPPMNDQPSSLTSGRASESPRPTHGIHVNPKYLEARRQLGHATADAAVTERLSLRDHTDNTASGLGAVKMIRPSAARLAGSSSPYGVKHGRSLSPSLDNIAVDGSPRRAAEKASPSQSGFEYGFARTSGRHEEASDWQRNTLTNGTSVKFETPAYRYNNGIDLDRPRALIDAYGIDEREKPPSHKHLKVDHSIVNGINKSASLKTWQNTEEEEFNWEDMSPTLGDSSRNNDLFSSSIPPSANFRTRPGFRTHPDPHLATSDFRNNFSKQAQLPIFSDSSPSENVSAVSQSVRGVIKKVAGFRDENKHVSSSHFPKDGFSMPQSHVRSSQQHLSIKGSGRNHQMSFSGMGIAPSSEYKPPSVSNFPNADPRIRGPSAVVSRIGSSGFASLTPEMQSIATPASMGVPPSVNIRASYHQALLASPPMHEQIGYQPDAVGHQGMTMPNFPGQQLGSIENNPVSMPQPSSQPRGLIPPNLQVGPHVNLSYSQPQPLPSQEARQNMVPPVPYLPPSNLVRPPLDYGYVPQAHGVHAIMGAGLQNVIPNVQSSMPVPSIVNASLSLPGVSMPPLQGSRPVSSTMIHITQNPGPVGPNPPAGGPLSGLFNTLMAQGLISLTKEAPMQDSMVLDFNQDTLRVRHESAIKALYADLPRQCTACGVRFKCQEAHSSHMDWHVKRNRKSKNKQKPSRNWFVRVDMWLRNAEALGTDAVPSFLPIEDAVEKNDDEELAVPADDDQKFCALCGEPFDDFYSDETEEWMYRGAVYMNAPTGSTAGMNRSQLGPIIHSKCRSETSGASAEVLSKDRGGYTGEGSEKK from the exons ATGAATATTTCGACCGCGAATggtggcggcggcggcggcggagGAGGAGCCGGAGGCGGAAGCTTTGGGAACTCGAACAGGACAATGGCAAACGATGTCGTTTCAAAGCCGGTTGCTACTTCAATTTTGGACAGGTTTAGGGATATGTTGAAGGAGAGGGAAGATGAACTTAGGGTTTCCGAGGGCGGCGACGTCGTTTTGTTGAGTAGTGATGACGTTGTCAGGCTTTATGAAGTGGTTTTGTCCGACCTGGTTTTTAATTCCAAGCCTGTTATTACTGACCTTACGATTATCGCCGGAGAACAGAGGCGGCACGGTCAAGGCATTGCGGATGCTATTTGTGCTCGGATTATTGAG GCCCCAGTTGAACAAAAACTCCCGTTTTTGTATCTCCTGGATAGTATTGTAAAGAATATTGGAAGAGATTATGTGAGATACTTCTCTGCTCGTTTGCCAGAG GTCTTCTGTGAGGCATATAATCAAGTGCACCCCAACATGTATCCTTCGATGAGACACCTCTTCAAAACCTGGTCGTCTGTGTTTCACTCGTCTGTACTCCGGAAGATTGAGGCTCTTTTGGAGTTTTCCCCCCCAATGAATGATCAACCCTCCAGCTTAACTTCAGGAAGAGCTTCTGAATCGCCGCGGCCAACTCATGGCATACATGTAAATCCAAAATATTTGGAAGCAAGACGTCAGTTGGGGCATGCTACTGCTGATGCT GCTGTAACTGAGAGGTTGAGCTTGAGGGATCATACAGACAATACAGCCTCCGGCCTTGGTGCTGTAAAGATGATCCGGCCTTCGGCTGCCAGGCTTGCTGGGTCGTCTTCTCCATATGGAGTTAAGCATGGCAGGTCATTATCTCCTTCACTAGATAATATTGCAGTAGATGGTTCTCCCAGAAGAGCAGCTGAAAAGGCTTCTCCATCTCAGTCTGGATTTGAGTATGGCTTTGCTAGAACTTCTGGCAGACATGAAGAGGCAAGTGATTGGCAAAGGAATACTTTGACCAATGGTACCAGTGTGAAATTCGAAACTCCTGCATACAGATATAACAATGGTATCGACCTCGATAGGCCAAGGGCTTTGATTGATGCATATGGAATTGATGAGAGGGAGAAGCCACCAAGTCATAAACATCTTAAGGTTGATCACTCCATTGTAAATGGTATCAATAAAAGTGCATCTTTGAAGACATGGCAAAATACCGAGGAGGAAGAATTCAATTGGGAGGATATGAGCCCAACTTTAGGGGATAGTAGTCGGAATAATGATCTATTTTCATCATCCATCCCACCGTCTGCAAATTTTAGGACAAGACCTGGCTTTAGAACGCATCCTGATCCGCATTTGGCGACTTCAGACTTCAGAAACAACTTTTCTAAGCAGGCCCAACTCCCTATATTTAGTGACTCGTCACCGTCTGAGAATGTTTCTGCAGTCAGT CAGTCCGTTCGTGGAGTGATTAAGAAGGTTGCTGGATTCCGCGATGAGAATAAGCACGTTTCTAGTTCTCATTTTCCAAAGGATGGTTTTAGTATGCCTCAGTCTCATGTTCGGTCATCTCAGCAACATTTAAGCATCAAAGGGAGTGGAAGGAATCATCAAATGTCCTTTTCAGGCATGGGAATAGCACCTTCATCTGAATATAAGCCTCCTTCAGTCAGCAATTTTCCAAATGCAGATCCTCGAATTCGAGGGCCCTCTGCTGTTGTATCAAGAATTGGTTCTTCTGGTTTTGCTTCATTAACTCCTGAAATGCAGTCAATTGCAACACCTGCTTCAATGGGAGTGCCACCTTCTGTAAATATCCGTGCTTCTTATCATCAAGCTTTGCTTGCTAGTCCTCCAATGCATGAACAAATCGGTTATCAGCCAGATGCAGTTGGCCATCAGGGTATGACTATGCCTAATTTCCCTGGTCAGCAATTAGGTTCTATTGAAAACAATCCAGTCAGCATGCCTCAACCTTCAAGTCAACCTCGTGGGCTTATTCCTCCAAATCTGCAAGTTGGACCACATGTAAATCTATCATATTCGCAACCACAACCACTGCCATCCCAGGAAGCACGTCAGAATATGGTTCCACCTGTTCCTTATCTACCACCTTCTAATTTAGTTAGACCACCTCTGGATTATGGATATGTTCCTCAAGCACATGGTGTTCATGCTATCATGGGTGCAGGCTTGCAGAATGTAATTCCTAATGTCCAGTCGTCTATGCCTGTTCCCAGTATTGTTAATGCATCATTGAGTTTACCAGGGGTATCCATGCCTCCTTTACAAGGTTCCCGTCCTGTGTCTTCCACAATGATACATATCACTCAAAATCCTGGGCCAGTAGGACCTAATCCTCCAGCTGGTGGTCCACTTTCTGGTCTGTTTAATACACTAATGGCCCAAGGGTTGATCTCTTTAACAAAAGAAGCTCCCATGCAG GATTCGATGGTCCTTGACTTCAATCAAGATACTCTTAGGGTGCGTCATGAATCAGCAATAAAAGCTCTATATGCTGACCTTCCCAGACAATGCACAGCTTGTGGTGTTCGCTTCAAATGCCAAGAGGCTCATAGCAGTCACATGGATTGGCATGTTAAAAGGAACCGCAAGTCTAAAAACAAGCAGAAGCCCTCTCGTAACTGGTTTGTGAGGGTTGACATGTGGCTTAGGAATGCAGAGGCATTGGGAACCGATGCAGTTCCTAGCTTTTTACCCATTGAGGATGCTGTGGAGAAGAATGATGATGAAGAATTGGCTGTTCCTGCTGATGATGACCAGAAATTTTGTGCATTATGTGGAGAGCCCTTTGATGATTTTTATAGTGATGAGACTGAGGAATGGATGTATAGGGGCGCTGTCTACATGAATGCACCAACTGGTTCAACAGCTGGAATGAACAGGTCCCAGTTAGGTCCCATAATACATTCTAAATGCAGGTCAGAGACCAGTGGTGCTTCTGCTGAAGTTTTGTCAAAAGATAGAGGG GGTTATACTGGAGAGGGTAGTGAAAAGAAATGA
- the LOC113730820 gene encoding polyadenylation and cleavage factor homolog 4-like isoform X2, producing the protein MNISTANGGGGGGGGGAGGGSFGNSNRTMANDVVSKPVATSILDRFRDMLKEREDELRVSEGGDVVLLSSDDVVRLYEVVLSDLVFNSKPVITDLTIIAGEQRRHGQGIADAICARIIEAPVEQKLPFLYLLDSIVKNIGRDYVRYFSARLPEVFCEAYNQVHPNMYPSMRHLFKTWSSVFHSSVLRKIEALLEFSPPMNDQPSSLTSGRASESPRPTHGIHVNPKYLEARRQLGHATADAAVTERLSLRDHTDNTASGLGAVKMIRPSAARLAGSSSPYGVKHGRSLSPSLDNIAVDGSPRRAAEKASPSQSGFEYGFARTSGRHEEASDWQRNTLTNGTSVKFETPAYRYNNGIDLDRPRALIDAYGIDEREKPPSHKHLKVDHSIVNGINKSASLKTWQNTEEEEFNWEDMSPTLGDSSRNNDLFSSSIPPSANFRTRPGFRTHPDPHLATSDFRNNFSKQAQLPIFSDSSPSENVSAVSSVRGVIKKVAGFRDENKHVSSSHFPKDGFSMPQSHVRSSQQHLSIKGSGRNHQMSFSGMGIAPSSEYKPPSVSNFPNADPRIRGPSAVVSRIGSSGFASLTPEMQSIATPASMGVPPSVNIRASYHQALLASPPMHEQIGYQPDAVGHQGMTMPNFPGQQLGSIENNPVSMPQPSSQPRGLIPPNLQVGPHVNLSYSQPQPLPSQEARQNMVPPVPYLPPSNLVRPPLDYGYVPQAHGVHAIMGAGLQNVIPNVQSSMPVPSIVNASLSLPGVSMPPLQGSRPVSSTMIHITQNPGPVGPNPPAGGPLSGLFNTLMAQGLISLTKEAPMQDSMVLDFNQDTLRVRHESAIKALYADLPRQCTACGVRFKCQEAHSSHMDWHVKRNRKSKNKQKPSRNWFVRVDMWLRNAEALGTDAVPSFLPIEDAVEKNDDEELAVPADDDQKFCALCGEPFDDFYSDETEEWMYRGAVYMNAPTGSTAGMNRSQLGPIIHSKCRSETSGASAEVLSKDRGGYTGEGSEKK; encoded by the exons ATGAATATTTCGACCGCGAATggtggcggcggcggcggcggagGAGGAGCCGGAGGCGGAAGCTTTGGGAACTCGAACAGGACAATGGCAAACGATGTCGTTTCAAAGCCGGTTGCTACTTCAATTTTGGACAGGTTTAGGGATATGTTGAAGGAGAGGGAAGATGAACTTAGGGTTTCCGAGGGCGGCGACGTCGTTTTGTTGAGTAGTGATGACGTTGTCAGGCTTTATGAAGTGGTTTTGTCCGACCTGGTTTTTAATTCCAAGCCTGTTATTACTGACCTTACGATTATCGCCGGAGAACAGAGGCGGCACGGTCAAGGCATTGCGGATGCTATTTGTGCTCGGATTATTGAG GCCCCAGTTGAACAAAAACTCCCGTTTTTGTATCTCCTGGATAGTATTGTAAAGAATATTGGAAGAGATTATGTGAGATACTTCTCTGCTCGTTTGCCAGAG GTCTTCTGTGAGGCATATAATCAAGTGCACCCCAACATGTATCCTTCGATGAGACACCTCTTCAAAACCTGGTCGTCTGTGTTTCACTCGTCTGTACTCCGGAAGATTGAGGCTCTTTTGGAGTTTTCCCCCCCAATGAATGATCAACCCTCCAGCTTAACTTCAGGAAGAGCTTCTGAATCGCCGCGGCCAACTCATGGCATACATGTAAATCCAAAATATTTGGAAGCAAGACGTCAGTTGGGGCATGCTACTGCTGATGCT GCTGTAACTGAGAGGTTGAGCTTGAGGGATCATACAGACAATACAGCCTCCGGCCTTGGTGCTGTAAAGATGATCCGGCCTTCGGCTGCCAGGCTTGCTGGGTCGTCTTCTCCATATGGAGTTAAGCATGGCAGGTCATTATCTCCTTCACTAGATAATATTGCAGTAGATGGTTCTCCCAGAAGAGCAGCTGAAAAGGCTTCTCCATCTCAGTCTGGATTTGAGTATGGCTTTGCTAGAACTTCTGGCAGACATGAAGAGGCAAGTGATTGGCAAAGGAATACTTTGACCAATGGTACCAGTGTGAAATTCGAAACTCCTGCATACAGATATAACAATGGTATCGACCTCGATAGGCCAAGGGCTTTGATTGATGCATATGGAATTGATGAGAGGGAGAAGCCACCAAGTCATAAACATCTTAAGGTTGATCACTCCATTGTAAATGGTATCAATAAAAGTGCATCTTTGAAGACATGGCAAAATACCGAGGAGGAAGAATTCAATTGGGAGGATATGAGCCCAACTTTAGGGGATAGTAGTCGGAATAATGATCTATTTTCATCATCCATCCCACCGTCTGCAAATTTTAGGACAAGACCTGGCTTTAGAACGCATCCTGATCCGCATTTGGCGACTTCAGACTTCAGAAACAACTTTTCTAAGCAGGCCCAACTCCCTATATTTAGTGACTCGTCACCGTCTGAGAATGTTTCTGCAGTCAGT TCCGTTCGTGGAGTGATTAAGAAGGTTGCTGGATTCCGCGATGAGAATAAGCACGTTTCTAGTTCTCATTTTCCAAAGGATGGTTTTAGTATGCCTCAGTCTCATGTTCGGTCATCTCAGCAACATTTAAGCATCAAAGGGAGTGGAAGGAATCATCAAATGTCCTTTTCAGGCATGGGAATAGCACCTTCATCTGAATATAAGCCTCCTTCAGTCAGCAATTTTCCAAATGCAGATCCTCGAATTCGAGGGCCCTCTGCTGTTGTATCAAGAATTGGTTCTTCTGGTTTTGCTTCATTAACTCCTGAAATGCAGTCAATTGCAACACCTGCTTCAATGGGAGTGCCACCTTCTGTAAATATCCGTGCTTCTTATCATCAAGCTTTGCTTGCTAGTCCTCCAATGCATGAACAAATCGGTTATCAGCCAGATGCAGTTGGCCATCAGGGTATGACTATGCCTAATTTCCCTGGTCAGCAATTAGGTTCTATTGAAAACAATCCAGTCAGCATGCCTCAACCTTCAAGTCAACCTCGTGGGCTTATTCCTCCAAATCTGCAAGTTGGACCACATGTAAATCTATCATATTCGCAACCACAACCACTGCCATCCCAGGAAGCACGTCAGAATATGGTTCCACCTGTTCCTTATCTACCACCTTCTAATTTAGTTAGACCACCTCTGGATTATGGATATGTTCCTCAAGCACATGGTGTTCATGCTATCATGGGTGCAGGCTTGCAGAATGTAATTCCTAATGTCCAGTCGTCTATGCCTGTTCCCAGTATTGTTAATGCATCATTGAGTTTACCAGGGGTATCCATGCCTCCTTTACAAGGTTCCCGTCCTGTGTCTTCCACAATGATACATATCACTCAAAATCCTGGGCCAGTAGGACCTAATCCTCCAGCTGGTGGTCCACTTTCTGGTCTGTTTAATACACTAATGGCCCAAGGGTTGATCTCTTTAACAAAAGAAGCTCCCATGCAG GATTCGATGGTCCTTGACTTCAATCAAGATACTCTTAGGGTGCGTCATGAATCAGCAATAAAAGCTCTATATGCTGACCTTCCCAGACAATGCACAGCTTGTGGTGTTCGCTTCAAATGCCAAGAGGCTCATAGCAGTCACATGGATTGGCATGTTAAAAGGAACCGCAAGTCTAAAAACAAGCAGAAGCCCTCTCGTAACTGGTTTGTGAGGGTTGACATGTGGCTTAGGAATGCAGAGGCATTGGGAACCGATGCAGTTCCTAGCTTTTTACCCATTGAGGATGCTGTGGAGAAGAATGATGATGAAGAATTGGCTGTTCCTGCTGATGATGACCAGAAATTTTGTGCATTATGTGGAGAGCCCTTTGATGATTTTTATAGTGATGAGACTGAGGAATGGATGTATAGGGGCGCTGTCTACATGAATGCACCAACTGGTTCAACAGCTGGAATGAACAGGTCCCAGTTAGGTCCCATAATACATTCTAAATGCAGGTCAGAGACCAGTGGTGCTTCTGCTGAAGTTTTGTCAAAAGATAGAGGG GGTTATACTGGAGAGGGTAGTGAAAAGAAATGA